The genomic DNA TGGCCTACCGCCAGCCATACACTGCTCTCAAGTTCTTTGTAAACTCCCAGCAGTCTGTTTTGATTTTGTGCAATGGCTTTTTGTTGCTGGATATAGCTTTGGTTGTAACTCGGATTTTGGTAACTGGCTTGGGGTTGACTGGCAAAATTGTCATTGTCTGTGCAAGATAATAAGAGTAAAAGGGTGAAGCTAAAGCATAAAAAAGTAAATTTTCTAATAACGCATAGCATTCTTCTTGAGTTACCACTAAGTTGATGTATTGTAAAGATTCAGATGAACAAACAAAAAGGCAGCTTTTTAGACTATATTCATAATGGTAACATTCTTATTGCTGATGGCGGTATGGGAACCTTACTATCGCAATCTGTTAATCCCAATACCTGTGTTGAAGCATTAAACTTAACGGCCCCAGAAAAAGTTGAACAAGCCCATGCATCGTATATTGAGGCGGGCAGTCAACTGATTGAAACCAACAGCTTTGGCATCAATTATCATAAACTTAAGCCTTATAAACTTGAAGATAAAGTGGAAGAGCTGTGTACAGCTGCAGTTACGCAAGCAAAAAAAGCCAGAGCCAACAAACCAGTTTGGATTGCTGGTTCAGTTGGCCCTTTAACTCAACGCCGAAGAGAGTTAGACCTCTACACAGAAGATGATATTCAGGGAATGTACCTTGAGGCCATGCAAGCTCTGGCCAATGCTGGAGTTGACTTAATTGTTTTAGAAACCTTTACCCGTATCTCTGATTTGGATGTAGCCTTAAGTCAGGCCAAAAAAATAGGACTCCCCATTTTAGCTCAAATGGCTTTTGGAGATCATGGTGTAACGGATGAAGGTGTTTCAGTAGAGAAATTTAAGCAGGTGACTCAAAACCTTGCTGCCGATGCCATTGGGAGCAATTGTAAAATTGGCCCACACTTGGTGTCCAGTGTCGTTCATATGCAATCACAAGGCTCACAAAAACCTATTTCAGTTTTTCCAAATGCCGGCTATGCACAGCAAGTGGATGGTCGATACGTTTATGGAGCTTCTCCAAAGTACTTTGCACAAAAATTAGCCGAGTGTGTGAGTGAAGGCGCCCAAATTTTAGGAGGCTGTTGTGGTACGAGTCCAGAACACATTCAAGCACTTCATGCTTTGCTTGAAAGCCAAAATATTAAGCAAGTAGAGCTTAGAAAGCCAGCGCAAATTGAAGTAGAAAGTTCTCCCCATCAAGGTGATCACCATGATAACGCGGTTTTAGCTAAAATAAAAAGCCCACAGATCTTTACTACAGTTGAAGTGGAGCCTCCCAAAGATCTTAACCTATCTCGAAGTTTAGAAAATATTCAAATGCTTTGCCAAGCCGGCTGTGATGCTTTGAATATCCCAGATAACCCTTTGTCCATTGTGCGGCCAGACCATGTTATTTTTGCAGATATTGTTAAACAACATGCTGATATTCCGGTTATTTTACATTTAACCTGTAGAGATAAAAACTTAATTGCTTTAAGGTCCAATATTTTAGGAGCCATGATGGCCAAAGTGGATTCTATTTTAGCTGTGACTGGTGACCCCGCGTCTTTAGGCGGGCACCCAGGAGCAACATCGGTGTATGATGTGCAATCGGTGGGTTTAATTGAACTGATTGATAGCATGAACGAGCAGATGCAACAATCGCATCCTTTAAGCATTGGTGTGGCGTTTAACCCCAATATTAAAGGCGAATTGGGTGTTAAAACAGCCATGGATAAACTGGCAAAAAAAATTAAGGCCGGAGCCCACTTTATAGAGACGCAACCCATTTTTGATTTGGAAAAATTAGAGTTTATGACGCAACAAAAACAAGCCATGCAACTGCCCGTCTGTTTAGGCATTATGCCCTTGTTGGGGCAAAAAAATGCAGAGTTCTTGCACAATGAAGTCCCGGGCATGAAAATTCCTAAAGAAATTAGACAAAGGCTGACAGGACTAAAACGCCAGGCTGCTCAGCAAGAAGGCCTCAACATTGCCAAAGAAATCATTGACCAGGCAAAAGCCAAAGGTTTTAATAATTTTTACATCATTCCCCCCATGAAAAAATACCACCTGGCCGCAGAACTGGTGGAGCATATCCATAAAAAATAGTCCTTGTAAAAAATGCTTAGAACTTTTTTAACTTGCATTTAAAAACACTGCATCAAAACTCTTGTATTTGTTATTGAACAAAGGAAAGAATAAAAATATACATTTTGCGAAAGCATTGAGTTTCTTTTTTGAGACTGCCTAATGGTTTTTAACAATGATGCAATTTATGATGTTTTGCAGCTTCAGTTTATGAAGCTGCTTTGATCAAATCTTTTAAACAAGCATTGGGTTCAAATTGAGGGCCGTGTTTTAAAGAAAGTATCTTGAGTTCTTTATGCAAGGTTTCTAGACCAATGCTTTTAGCGTAGGCGCATAAACCACCTCTAAATGGCGGGAAGCCTGTGCCCAAAATCATAGCAATATCAATATCTCTGGCGCTTTCAACAATCTCTGCTTCAAGGCAACGGGCGGCTTCATTGAGCATGACAAACATTAAGCGCTGTTGAATCACTTGGCTGGATATCTTAGACAGGTTCTGTGTAAAAGGAATGGCTTTGTTGATTTGTTTTTTATTCTTATGCCAATAAAAACCTTGGCCAGATTTTTTACCCAATAAGTTTTGATCAATCATTTTTTCAATCTCTTTGGCAGCAGGTGGAAAATAATCAAACTGGCTTTTTAGAAAGGTTCCCACTTTATAGCCCACATCAATGCCCACTTCATCAAGCAATTCAAAGGGTCCCATGGGCATACCAAATTTTTTAATGGCTTTATCAACTACCGCAATGTTAATCCCTTCATGCGCCATTTGTAAGGCTTCATTGAGGTATATCCCTAAAATACGATTTACCAGAAAGCCAGGACTGTCTTGAACAACCACGGGTGTTTTACCCAAAGCTAAAGCAAGCTTGTAGGTGCTGGCCAAGGTTTTTTGGGTGGTTTTACTGGCCGGAATAATTTCAACCAGAGGCATTTTATGAACCGGATTAAAAAAGTGCATGCCAATAAAGTTGCTGGGTTTTTTTACACTTTTACTCATTTCATTGATGGATAAGGCGGATGTGTTGCTGGCAATAATAGCATCACTGTTGCTAACAGTCATCACCTCTTTAAAGACGGACTTTTTAACATCCATGTTTTCAACCACAGCCTCTAAAATAAAATCCGCTTTTTCTAGGCCGGCATACTCAAGACTGGGAGAAATATTCAGTAACTTTTGAATTTTTTCCTGAGGACTTATTTTTTTACGTTTAAGCAACTGTGAGAAAAGTTTGTTGGCAATATTCATGGCTTTATGCAGCGCATGCGATTGAATATCTTTTAAACGTACAGAGTAGTTTTTATGCGCAAACAACTGAGCCAATCCACCGCCCATAACACCTGCACCCAGAACAGCAACCTCCTGTATTTCAGTCGCTTTACTGTTAAAGTCTGTTTTCTTCTTGGCCTCAATATCCAAAAACAGTTGAACCAAATATTTACAAACATCGGAGCTTAATAGTTTTGCCAAACCTTGTGCTTCAATGTCATAGGCAATGCTGGATTTTTTCTGATAGGTTTTTTCTATAACGTCCAGAGCTTCCAAAGGCGCAGGGTAGAATCCTTGTGTGTTTTTTAAGATGGTTTTTTTGGCTTTGGGATAAATGACTTTTTGTCTAAACACAGCGTTGTTTTGCAAAGTTTGCATAAGCCTTTCAGACAGGGAGGCTTTTTTCTTTTTAGGAAGAATGCCGTCTCCCTCTAAAATTAAGCGTTGCGCATAATCCAATAACTGTGCTTGGGGCAGAACAGCATTGACCAACTGCAAACGCAGCGCTTTTTTGGCGTTAATACGTTTGCCAGTTAAGATCATATCCAAGGCAGACGTTAAACCAATGAGTTGAGGTAAACGCTGGGTTCCTCCCCAGCCAGGCAAGATGCCAATTTGCACTTCAGGAAGAGCCATTTGAGTTTTACTGGTGTCACTGGCAATTCTGTAATCACAGGCCAAAGCCAGCTCAAGACCCCCGCCCAAACAGATACCATCAATAACAGCAACAGAAGGAACCTTAAGGTCTTCAATTCTTTTCATCAGCACTTGGCCTTGACGTGACTTTTCAAAGGCAATTTGTGTATCGCTAATGGTCAAGATTTGAGTAAGGTCAGCACCGGCAATAAATTGTCCTGTTTTTTGGCTATAGATAACAAGACCTTTTAAGGTTTTATGTTGCTCTACTTGATCTAGAATAGCGTTAAACTGTTTTACAAAATCATCGGTGATAATGTTTACACTTTTGTTTTGAGTATCTAAACCAATCAAAGCAACATTGGCTTTAGTAATACTGAGATTGATATCTTTGTTTTTATTTTGTACCATCGCTTTGCCTCATTAAAAATTACGGTTCATGCTTTTTCTATTATCATGGCGCCACCTTGACCACCACCAATGCATAAGCTGGCCAAGCCATACTTGGCTTTTTGTTGCTGTAATGTTTTGGCCAAAGTTAAAACAATTCTTGTCCCAGAAGTTCCCACGGGATGACCCATGGCAATGGCGCCACCGTGAACATTCACACGGTCTCTTTTAAAACCATCTAAAACATCTTTATTGGCAATGTGTTCAGCCAGGCTTGGCTTTTCAAAAACTTTAAGTACAGATAAAACCTGAGCAGCAAAGGCTTCGTTGATTTCAATGTAATCCATTTGACTGAGTTTCATCTCTGCTTGTTGCAAAACCTTGCTGCTAGCAGCAACAGGGCCAAGCCCCATACGCTTGGGATCAACGCCAGCAAAAGCATAGTCTTTTATCCATGCAATGGGTTTAAGTTTATGTTGCTTAACAGCATCTTCACTGGCAAGAATAACTGCAGCTGCGCCATCGGTGATGGGGCAGCTGTTGCCCACCGTAACGCTGCCATGTTGACGATCAAAATAGGGTTTTAGTTTTTCTAAAGCTTCTAGCGTTTGTTCTGCTCTTGGGCCAATGTCCTGACTGAGCAAGTCTTTTTGACCCTCTAACCATATGGGCATGATTTCATGCTTGTAAAAACCATTTTTGATGGCGGCCGTTGTTTTTTGATGGCTTTTTAAAGCAAACTGATCTTGTTCTTGCCTACTGATATTAAACTCATTGGCCAGAATTTCTGCGGTTTGTCCCATGCTAAGGCCACAAAATGGATCTTTAAGACCTTCCAATAAACCAATAATAGGCTTAAGCATGCTGGGCCTAAAGCCAGCAAAGGTTTTTAATTTTTGTAAAGCTGTTTTGGAGCGTGCAAGCTGGCCAAGCCAGTCCGCCATACTGGGTGGAAAAATCAGTGGAATTTGTGACATGGACTCTGTGCCACCGGCAAGAACAAGCTCAGCGTTGCCAGCCTGAATTTGATCAATCCCAGAGGCCAAAGACTGCATGCCTGATGCGCAGTTTCTTGCCACGGTGTAAGCTGAAATGCGTTCATCAAACCCCGCCATCAAAGCAATAAC from bacterium includes the following:
- a CDS encoding bifunctional homocysteine S-methyltransferase/methylenetetrahydrofolate reductase yields the protein MNKQKGSFLDYIHNGNILIADGGMGTLLSQSVNPNTCVEALNLTAPEKVEQAHASYIEAGSQLIETNSFGINYHKLKPYKLEDKVEELCTAAVTQAKKARANKPVWIAGSVGPLTQRRRELDLYTEDDIQGMYLEAMQALANAGVDLIVLETFTRISDLDVALSQAKKIGLPILAQMAFGDHGVTDEGVSVEKFKQVTQNLAADAIGSNCKIGPHLVSSVVHMQSQGSQKPISVFPNAGYAQQVDGRYVYGASPKYFAQKLAECVSEGAQILGGCCGTSPEHIQALHALLESQNIKQVELRKPAQIEVESSPHQGDHHDNAVLAKIKSPQIFTTVEVEPPKDLNLSRSLENIQMLCQAGCDALNIPDNPLSIVRPDHVIFADIVKQHADIPVILHLTCRDKNLIALRSNILGAMMAKVDSILAVTGDPASLGGHPGATSVYDVQSVGLIELIDSMNEQMQQSHPLSIGVAFNPNIKGELGVKTAMDKLAKKIKAGAHFIETQPIFDLEKLEFMTQQKQAMQLPVCLGIMPLLGQKNAEFLHNEVPGMKIPKEIRQRLTGLKRQAAQQEGLNIAKEIIDQAKAKGFNNFYIIPPMKKYHLAAELVEHIHKK
- a CDS encoding 3-hydroxyacyl-CoA dehydrogenase NAD-binding domain-containing protein, which gives rise to MVQNKNKDINLSITKANVALIGLDTQNKSVNIITDDFVKQFNAILDQVEQHKTLKGLVIYSQKTGQFIAGADLTQILTISDTQIAFEKSRQGQVLMKRIEDLKVPSVAVIDGICLGGGLELALACDYRIASDTSKTQMALPEVQIGILPGWGGTQRLPQLIGLTSALDMILTGKRINAKKALRLQLVNAVLPQAQLLDYAQRLILEGDGILPKKKKASLSERLMQTLQNNAVFRQKVIYPKAKKTILKNTQGFYPAPLEALDVIEKTYQKKSSIAYDIEAQGLAKLLSSDVCKYLVQLFLDIEAKKKTDFNSKATEIQEVAVLGAGVMGGGLAQLFAHKNYSVRLKDIQSHALHKAMNIANKLFSQLLKRKKISPQEKIQKLLNISPSLEYAGLEKADFILEAVVENMDVKKSVFKEVMTVSNSDAIIASNTSALSINEMSKSVKKPSNFIGMHFFNPVHKMPLVEIIPASKTTQKTLASTYKLALALGKTPVVVQDSPGFLVNRILGIYLNEALQMAHEGINIAVVDKAIKKFGMPMGPFELLDEVGIDVGYKVGTFLKSQFDYFPPAAKEIEKMIDQNLLGKKSGQGFYWHKNKKQINKAIPFTQNLSKISSQVIQQRLMFVMLNEAARCLEAEIVESARDIDIAMILGTGFPPFRGGLCAYAKSIGLETLHKELKILSLKHGPQFEPNACLKDLIKAAS
- a CDS encoding thiolase family protein; amino-acid sequence: MKTKKIALIDGLRTPFAKAGTALAKTSPQHLGALVSKELLYRTNIAHESIDEVIFGCVAQPMNAANISRVIALMAGFDERISAYTVARNCASGMQSLASGIDQIQAGNAELVLAGGTESMSQIPLIFPPSMADWLGQLARSKTALQKLKTFAGFRPSMLKPIIGLLEGLKDPFCGLSMGQTAEILANEFNISRQEQDQFALKSHQKTTAAIKNGFYKHEIMPIWLEGQKDLLSQDIGPRAEQTLEALEKLKPYFDRQHGSVTVGNSCPITDGAAAVILASEDAVKQHKLKPIAWIKDYAFAGVDPKRMGLGPVAASSKVLQQAEMKLSQMDYIEINEAFAAQVLSVLKVFEKPSLAEHIANKDVLDGFKRDRVNVHGGAIAMGHPVGTSGTRIVLTLAKTLQQQKAKYGLASLCIGGGQGGAMIIEKA